Proteins encoded by one window of Micromonospora coxensis:
- a CDS encoding glycosyltransferase — MDLTVVVTFFPLPQDRGDPIRVLMMLRALARARRYTLFVVRRPETTDADVTRLRVLLPGVAVRDFTATPYRLDRLGPLGRYQESLLDGVPPWVRTRYSHQLHEALRTRAGVGLAIGEAAGVYVRDTPLRWHWDKANVLATSSRQDVDEAVGVAQQLRARYLARISARFEREALTGCATVSVTSAEEATRLAREYGRQADFTLPSCVPLPDGYVARPVAGRLVWLSSFSYRPNLLGLHRFLADGWPRLRAAGYTLELVGSGLTEPVRAALGEHDGLELTGWAADLRPVLGRARAAVVPLWSGAGVKLKTLTLLAHSVPVFSTPIGREGVPATDAVRTADTPVGLAEAILTTTPAELDRMADAALSLVRGHFSEARFADQLVDSLDRLGQLGTVDSYEGT, encoded by the coding sequence ATGGACCTGACCGTCGTCGTCACGTTCTTCCCGCTGCCACAGGACCGGGGAGACCCGATCCGCGTGCTGATGATGCTGCGCGCGTTGGCACGGGCGCGGCGGTACACGTTGTTCGTGGTCCGCCGCCCGGAAACCACCGACGCGGACGTGACGCGGCTGCGCGTCCTGCTCCCCGGGGTCGCCGTGCGGGACTTCACCGCGACGCCGTACCGGCTGGACCGGCTCGGGCCCCTCGGCCGTTACCAGGAATCCCTGCTCGACGGCGTGCCGCCCTGGGTGCGTACCCGGTACAGCCACCAACTGCACGAGGCGCTGCGGACCCGCGCCGGCGTCGGGCTGGCCATCGGCGAGGCGGCCGGGGTGTATGTCCGGGACACTCCGCTGCGGTGGCACTGGGACAAGGCCAACGTGCTCGCCACGAGCAGCCGGCAGGACGTCGACGAGGCGGTGGGCGTGGCCCAGCAGCTCCGGGCGCGATACCTGGCCCGCATCTCCGCCCGATTCGAGCGGGAGGCGCTCACCGGGTGCGCGACGGTGTCGGTGACCAGCGCCGAAGAAGCCACCCGCCTGGCCCGGGAGTACGGCCGGCAGGCCGACTTCACCTTGCCCAGCTGCGTTCCGCTGCCCGACGGGTACGTCGCCCGCCCGGTCGCCGGACGACTGGTCTGGCTCAGCAGCTTCTCCTACCGGCCGAACCTGCTCGGCCTGCACCGGTTCCTTGCCGACGGGTGGCCGCGGCTGCGTGCGGCCGGGTACACCCTCGAACTCGTCGGATCCGGGCTCACCGAACCGGTTCGTGCCGCCCTCGGCGAGCACGACGGTCTGGAGCTGACCGGCTGGGCCGCGGATCTGCGACCGGTCCTCGGTAGGGCCAGGGCAGCGGTCGTGCCACTGTGGAGCGGCGCGGGAGTCAAGCTGAAGACTCTGACCCTGCTGGCACACTCGGTGCCGGTGTTCAGCACCCCGATCGGACGGGAAGGCGTCCCCGCGACGGACGCGGTGCGCACGGCCGACACGCCCGTCGGGCTCGCCGAGGCGATCCTCACCACCACGCCCGCGGAGCTCGACCGGATGGCCGACGCGGCGCTGTCCCTGGTCCGGGGGCACTTCTCGGAGGCACGCTTCGCCGACCAGTTGGTCGACTCCCTCGACCGGCTCGGACAGCTCGGCACCGTGGACTCGTACGAGGGCACCTGA
- a CDS encoding glycosyltransferase family 4 protein: MSAADGHGSRARPARILHVSHTGHRGGAELALARMLTAGPPWEAGLCCPPGGDAFDGLPGHGVAVEQRLPQLPVGGTRSRSPLLAARYLATLRAAARALRRSPLFDRADLVHANTAAAAIIAALARQGRPVPVVVHLRDLVTPESLGRFGYAAFTRLALPHAAGVIANSHTTLESATDRLPAGLPRAVLQSPSGLHSRVTEPHVRPEVRVIGMVGRLQRWKGQHVFLRAFADCFRGTDVRARLAGAPLFEEAAYAEELRLLAADLGIAEQVTFTGHVDDVAGFIDSVDVLVHASVKPEPLGQTVLQGLARAKSLIATEGGGPSEWIRSGVNGLLVPPDRPEALAAAMRKLAGSREMRWELAAGAARTAGILSDTECAMAHAAFFREVVASGRSAERGGR; encoded by the coding sequence ATGAGTGCCGCTGACGGGCACGGCAGCAGGGCTCGACCGGCACGGATCCTGCACGTCAGCCACACCGGGCACCGGGGCGGGGCGGAGTTGGCGCTGGCCCGCATGCTCACCGCCGGGCCGCCCTGGGAGGCAGGGCTGTGCTGTCCACCGGGCGGGGACGCGTTCGACGGACTGCCCGGTCACGGGGTGGCCGTCGAGCAACGACTGCCACAGCTCCCGGTCGGCGGCACCCGCAGCCGCAGCCCGCTGCTCGCCGCGCGTTACCTGGCGACGCTGCGGGCGGCCGCCCGCGCCCTGCGGCGCAGCCCGCTGTTCGACCGGGCCGACCTGGTCCACGCGAACACCGCCGCCGCCGCGATCATCGCCGCCCTGGCCAGGCAGGGACGGCCCGTGCCGGTGGTAGTCCATTTGCGGGACCTGGTCACCCCCGAGAGTCTGGGCAGATTCGGGTACGCCGCCTTCACCCGGCTGGCGCTCCCACACGCTGCCGGGGTGATCGCCAACTCGCACACCACTCTCGAGTCGGCCACCGACCGGCTGCCGGCCGGCCTGCCCCGCGCCGTGCTGCAGAGCCCCAGCGGCCTGCACAGCCGGGTCACCGAGCCCCACGTCCGGCCAGAGGTCCGGGTGATCGGCATGGTCGGCCGCCTGCAACGGTGGAAGGGTCAGCACGTCTTCCTGCGTGCCTTCGCCGACTGCTTCCGGGGCACCGATGTGCGCGCCCGGCTGGCGGGAGCCCCGCTGTTCGAGGAGGCGGCCTACGCGGAGGAGTTGCGCTTGCTCGCCGCCGACCTCGGCATCGCGGAGCAGGTCACGTTCACGGGGCACGTCGACGACGTCGCAGGCTTCATCGACTCCGTCGACGTGCTGGTGCACGCGTCGGTCAAGCCCGAGCCACTCGGTCAGACCGTGCTGCAAGGGCTGGCCCGGGCAAAGTCGCTGATCGCCACCGAGGGTGGCGGGCCGAGCGAGTGGATCCGCAGTGGTGTCAACGGTCTGCTCGTACCACCGGACCGGCCGGAGGCACTCGCCGCCGCGATGCGGAAGCTGGCCGGTTCCCGTGAGATGCGGTGGGAGTTGGCCGCTGGGGCGGCTCGGACCGCCGGCATCCTCTCCGACACCGAGTGCGCGATGGCTCACGCTGCCTTCTTCCGGGAGGTCGTGGCGAGCGGACGGTCGGCAGAGCGGGGAGGCCGGTGA
- a CDS encoding glycosyltransferase, which produces MDAPGRPLRVAYVLLRPPSYSETFITSEIEAVRAAGATVEVFVARRDGGRGAELRQVLGALLRHPVRTLAGVRVLGMSYLPRALLAAAHAARLSGPVSRFGADVLHAHFVNLPTAVAALVGRWTAVPVTAMAHAADFLLDGNGPALDRRLRLLSHLFVISRAAATQLAERGATVSEIPHSVVRAAFDGEIVEPQGRPTGSTIRLVTVARLVEKKGVDTALDAVALLVRAGIPVRYDIYGDGPIRSVLADRAHASALTDVVTFHGAVSHRVATAALVGADAAVLPCRRAADGDLDGIPVFLMEAASRGVPVVTTAVSGIPELIGSDGGWQVPPDDPTALADALRQLIHRPEEGRRRAGILARRLREEFSPTLQARRLLTVWGRLVDRAPRSTASRVPFVSTVDGRAPAATDPAAGPAREQVGGTPGEVGTAWT; this is translated from the coding sequence ATGGACGCTCCCGGTCGTCCGCTGCGGGTCGCATACGTCCTGCTCCGCCCGCCGAGCTACAGCGAAACCTTCATCACTTCGGAGATCGAGGCCGTGCGCGCGGCCGGTGCCACCGTCGAGGTCTTCGTGGCCCGCCGTGACGGTGGCCGGGGCGCCGAACTGAGGCAGGTCCTCGGCGCGCTGCTGCGTCATCCGGTCCGGACGCTGGCCGGGGTGCGTGTGCTCGGGATGTCCTACCTGCCGCGGGCGCTGCTGGCCGCGGCTCACGCGGCCCGGCTGTCCGGCCCGGTGTCCCGCTTCGGCGCTGACGTGCTGCACGCCCACTTCGTCAACCTGCCGACCGCGGTCGCCGCGCTGGTCGGGCGGTGGACCGCCGTCCCGGTGACCGCCATGGCGCACGCCGCGGACTTCCTGCTGGATGGCAACGGCCCCGCCCTGGACCGGCGACTCCGGCTGCTCAGCCACCTCTTCGTCATCTCGAGGGCCGCCGCGACCCAACTGGCCGAGCGGGGGGCGACCGTGTCGGAGATCCCGCACAGCGTGGTCCGGGCCGCGTTCGACGGCGAGATCGTCGAACCGCAGGGCCGTCCCACCGGCAGCACGATCCGCCTCGTCACCGTCGCCCGCCTGGTGGAGAAGAAGGGCGTCGACACGGCGTTGGACGCCGTTGCGCTGCTGGTCCGCGCCGGCATCCCGGTCCGCTACGACATCTACGGCGACGGGCCGATCCGATCGGTGCTGGCCGATCGGGCCCACGCGTCGGCCCTCACCGACGTGGTCACGTTCCACGGCGCGGTGAGCCACCGGGTGGCCACCGCCGCGCTCGTCGGCGCGGACGCCGCGGTGCTGCCCTGCCGGCGGGCCGCCGACGGCGACCTCGACGGCATTCCCGTCTTTCTGATGGAGGCCGCCAGCCGGGGAGTGCCCGTCGTGACCACCGCCGTGTCCGGCATCCCCGAACTGATCGGATCCGACGGCGGCTGGCAGGTTCCGCCGGACGATCCGACGGCGCTGGCCGACGCGCTGCGGCAGCTGATTCACCGACCTGAAGAGGGGCGACGACGGGCGGGGATCCTGGCCCGGCGGTTGCGCGAGGAGTTCTCTCCCACGTTGCAGGCCCGGCGGCTGCTGACCGTGTGGGGCCGGCTCGTCGACCGCGCCCCGCGCTCGACCGCCTCCCGTGTCCCGTTCGTGTCCACCGTGGATGGGCGTGCTCCGGCCGCCACCGACCCGGCCGCGGGCCCGGCACGCGAACAGGTCGGCGGGACCCCGGGGGAGGTCGGGACGGCATGGACCTGA